One genomic window of Polyangiaceae bacterium includes the following:
- a CDS encoding ABC transporter ATP-binding protein, whose protein sequence is MESSQPLIELKQIGKDYVTEAVTVRALRSVSLTILKSEFVAIIGQSGSGKSTMMNIIGCLDRPTRGKYVLDGIEVGMRSNDARAVVRNHLIGFVFQGFNLLPRTTAQENVELPLVYRGVGASERARRAQKALESVGLGGRLHHTPNQLSGGQQQRVAIARALVTEPPLLLADEPTGNLDTRTSLEVLDLLQRLNRTQGITIVLVTHEHDIAACASRVIEMRDGKVRRDERNTHPTNAAEALANLPTDEDQVAAP, encoded by the coding sequence ATGGAATCGAGCCAGCCGCTCATCGAACTGAAGCAGATCGGCAAGGACTACGTCACCGAAGCGGTCACCGTGCGCGCTTTGCGTAGCGTGAGCTTGACCATCTTGAAGAGCGAGTTCGTCGCGATCATCGGTCAAAGCGGTTCGGGCAAAAGCACGATGATGAACATCATCGGTTGTCTCGACAGACCCACGCGCGGCAAGTACGTGCTCGATGGAATCGAAGTGGGAATGCGCAGCAACGACGCTCGAGCTGTCGTGAGAAACCACCTCATCGGGTTTGTCTTTCAAGGTTTCAACCTGCTGCCGCGCACCACGGCTCAAGAAAATGTGGAGCTGCCGCTCGTGTACCGAGGGGTTGGAGCTTCCGAACGAGCTCGTCGCGCCCAAAAAGCGCTCGAATCCGTGGGCCTCGGTGGCCGCTTGCATCACACGCCGAATCAGCTCTCGGGCGGGCAGCAGCAACGCGTGGCGATCGCGCGCGCTCTCGTGACCGAACCACCGCTGCTGCTCGCCGACGAACCCACCGGGAACCTCGACACGCGCACGAGCCTCGAAGTGCTCGACCTCTTGCAGCGTTTGAATCGAACGCAAGGCATCACGATCGTGCTCGTGACGCACGAACACGACATCGCGGCGTGCGCGAGTCGCGTGATCGAGATGCGCGACGGTAAGGTTCGGCGAGACGAACGGAATACGCACCCGACGAACGCCGCCGAAGCGCTCGCCAATTTGCCCACGGACGAAGATCAGGTGGCGGCGCCATGA
- a CDS encoding efflux RND transporter periplasmic adaptor subunit yields MWLRRAIVLLVLAIIAGGAVIWFKKNKPPPAARYVTSTITTGDIFETIQSTGQVKPVTEVQIGAQVSGRITKVHVDFNSVVKAGDLLAEIDPQLIGAQIDENQARIAAAAASVKRAEANLETARVRLERARKVFQEGVGSQQELDSAQGNYDVAIADVSASKAQVSQLSATLRSTKTNLAFTKIYSPIDGVVINRAIDPGQTVAASFQTPTLFVIAQDLRKMRVLADIDEADVGRLKEQMKSDIRVDAFPGETFEGIVSQVRYSPVNQAGVVTYAAVIEVENPELKLRPGMTATATIHSAEAKGTKRLPNAALRFKPSPPKDKDGKPLPQDPLPRLAPGKGRVYVITDATPGAEKIEMREVDIGITDGVSTALQSDVGTLEVVTDETDEAMRQAGGRRSF; encoded by the coding sequence ATGTGGCTGCGACGCGCCATCGTCTTGCTGGTGCTGGCGATCATCGCCGGGGGCGCTGTTATTTGGTTCAAGAAAAACAAGCCGCCGCCAGCGGCTCGTTATGTGACGTCGACCATCACGACCGGTGACATCTTCGAAACGATCCAGTCGACGGGACAGGTGAAACCCGTCACCGAAGTGCAAATCGGCGCGCAGGTTTCGGGCCGCATCACGAAAGTTCACGTCGACTTCAATTCGGTCGTGAAAGCCGGCGACTTGCTCGCGGAGATCGATCCGCAGCTCATTGGAGCTCAAATTGATGAAAATCAGGCGCGTATTGCCGCCGCCGCCGCAAGCGTGAAGCGGGCCGAGGCGAACTTGGAAACGGCGCGCGTGCGGCTCGAACGCGCACGCAAAGTTTTTCAGGAAGGCGTCGGTTCGCAGCAAGAGCTGGATTCCGCGCAAGGCAACTACGACGTCGCCATCGCCGACGTTTCCGCATCCAAGGCCCAAGTGTCGCAGCTCAGCGCGACGCTTCGTTCTACCAAGACAAACCTCGCGTTTACGAAAATTTACTCGCCCATCGACGGCGTCGTGATCAACCGAGCAATTGATCCGGGACAAACCGTCGCTGCGAGCTTTCAAACGCCCACGCTTTTCGTGATCGCGCAGGATTTGCGAAAAATGCGCGTTCTCGCGGACATCGACGAAGCGGACGTCGGGCGGCTGAAAGAACAAATGAAGTCCGACATTCGCGTGGATGCGTTCCCGGGCGAAACGTTCGAAGGCATCGTGAGCCAAGTGCGATACAGCCCCGTGAACCAAGCGGGCGTCGTGACGTATGCCGCGGTGATCGAAGTCGAAAATCCCGAGTTGAAACTGCGTCCGGGCATGACGGCGACCGCGACGATTCATTCCGCCGAAGCCAAGGGGACCAAACGCCTTCCCAATGCGGCGCTTCGTTTCAAGCCATCGCCGCCGAAAGACAAGGACGGCAAACCCCTGCCGCAAGATCCACTTCCACGGCTCGCTCCAGGAAAAGGGCGCGTCTACGTGATCACCGACGCGACACCCGGCGCGGAAAAGATCGAGATGCGCGAGGTCGACATCGGCATCACGGACGGCGTGAGCACGGCGCTGCAAAGTGATGTCGGCACGTTGGAAGTCGTCACCGACGAGACTGACGAAGCCATGCGACAAGCGGGCGGCCGTCGAAGCTTCTAG
- a CDS encoding peptidylprolyl isomerase — translation MSSSLAIGPDTHVTLTYVLFDEDGDTADRATAREPLQYIHGYAQIIPGLERALTGMRAGERREITVPPDDAFGHHDDEGVFEVDKADFEGGEDVAPGDEFVAQGPDGSTMAMRVIEVLPDAFVVDTNHPLAGQTVRFQVEVNEVRAATDDEISNAQMDLEKRAAAAHDEGGCCDHDHDHDHDHHHAAPLVQISRKH, via the coding sequence ATGTCGTCATCGCTCGCCATTGGTCCCGATACGCACGTTACGCTGACGTACGTCCTCTTCGATGAAGACGGCGACACGGCGGATCGCGCGACTGCGCGGGAACCGTTGCAGTACATCCACGGCTACGCGCAGATCATCCCGGGGCTCGAACGTGCGCTCACGGGCATGCGTGCGGGGGAACGGCGTGAGATCACGGTGCCTCCGGACGATGCTTTCGGGCATCATGACGACGAAGGCGTCTTCGAAGTGGACAAAGCGGACTTCGAAGGCGGCGAGGATGTTGCCCCCGGAGACGAATTCGTCGCACAAGGTCCTGACGGAAGCACGATGGCCATGCGCGTCATCGAGGTACTTCCCGATGCGTTCGTCGTGGATACGAACCATCCGCTCGCAGGCCAAACCGTGAGATTTCAGGTCGAGGTGAATGAGGTCCGTGCAGCCACTGACGACGAGATCTCGAACGCACAGATGGATCTCGAAAAACGCGCTGCCGCCGCGCACGACGAAGGTGGCTGCTGCGACCATGACCACGACCACGACCATGATCACCACCACGCCGCGCCTCTCGTGCAGATTTCGCGAAAACACTGA
- a CDS encoding DUF1844 domain-containing protein, translating to MSIIGSAHVHLGDMPGPDGQSERNIALAQQDIELLALLEEKTKGNLTGDEESLLSRALDELRQRFEEASKGT from the coding sequence ATGTCGATCATTGGGTCGGCGCATGTTCATCTCGGAGACATGCCGGGGCCCGATGGCCAATCGGAGCGCAACATCGCGCTCGCTCAGCAGGACATCGAGCTCTTGGCGCTGCTCGAAGAAAAGACCAAGGGCAACCTGACCGGCGATGAAGAGAGCCTTCTTTCGAGGGCGCTCGATGAACTCCGACAACGCTTCGAAGAAGCGTCCAAGGGAACGTGA
- a CDS encoding trypsin-like peptidase domain-containing protein: protein MGAGACGKSSSGSSSSTASSSEPVTQIPPGSIPIPSAPPTSATQAPAPPPAILGTNGYPLSFAPLARRADPAVATVKARTVQERPTGRRRSVSEGLGTAFVYDPKGYMLTNNHVIEEATDILVGFFDGRELRATVVGRDKQTDIAVLKVDEEGLPALPLGNSDRIEVGDWVVAIGNPFGLSHTVSAGILSAKGRTRDDVKGLDPTGYFNFLQTDASINPGNSGGPLLDVHGEVVGINAAVRANANSIGFAIPINMVKELLPVLLRDGKIHRSAIGINVGSLNSIEAGRLKRPDRKGAWVLNVTPGGPGDRAGIAADDVIIGFDGKSITDPNELRWLASIAGVNKTVTLRIARLERVFEVRVTLGDLEALTSEPSSDD from the coding sequence TTGGGCGCAGGCGCATGCGGCAAGAGCAGCAGTGGTTCGTCGAGCAGCACGGCTTCGAGCTCCGAGCCCGTCACGCAAATTCCCCCCGGCTCGATCCCCATTCCATCGGCCCCGCCGACATCTGCAACACAGGCGCCTGCGCCGCCCCCAGCTATTTTGGGCACCAACGGTTATCCGCTGTCGTTCGCGCCGCTCGCAAGACGAGCGGATCCGGCGGTAGCAACCGTGAAAGCTCGCACCGTGCAGGAGCGACCGACGGGACGTCGGCGTTCGGTATCCGAAGGGCTTGGAACGGCGTTCGTCTACGACCCCAAGGGGTACATGCTCACGAACAATCACGTCATCGAAGAAGCCACGGACATTCTCGTGGGGTTCTTTGATGGACGCGAGCTACGAGCCACGGTGGTTGGTCGCGACAAACAAACGGACATCGCGGTGCTCAAAGTGGACGAGGAAGGGCTCCCTGCGTTACCGCTTGGAAACTCGGATCGGATCGAGGTCGGGGACTGGGTGGTGGCGATTGGCAATCCGTTTGGCCTTTCGCACACGGTTTCGGCGGGCATTTTGTCCGCGAAGGGCCGGACGCGAGACGACGTGAAAGGCCTCGATCCGACGGGGTATTTCAACTTTTTGCAGACCGACGCGAGCATCAACCCGGGCAATTCCGGCGGCCCCTTGCTCGACGTGCACGGAGAGGTTGTCGGGATCAACGCGGCCGTCAGGGCCAATGCGAACAGCATCGGGTTCGCGATTCCGATCAACATGGTGAAGGAGCTTTTGCCGGTGCTCCTTCGTGACGGGAAAATCCACCGCAGTGCGATTGGGATCAACGTCGGCTCGCTCAACAGCATCGAGGCTGGGCGGCTGAAACGCCCCGATCGCAAAGGCGCATGGGTGCTCAACGTGACGCCCGGCGGGCCTGGTGATCGCGCCGGGATTGCTGCCGACGACGTGATCATTGGCTTCGACGGCAAGTCGATCACGGACCCGAACGAGCTTCGGTGGCTCGCGAGCATCGCTGGGGTGAACAAGACCGTCACGCTTCGCATTGCGAGGCTCGAACGCGTCTTCGAGGTTCGTGTCACCCTTGGGGACCTCGAAGCCTTGACCTCCGAACCTTCGAGCGATGATTGA
- a CDS encoding sigma-70 family RNA polymerase sigma factor: MPDDAAPLPDAAIERLAPVNRPFARASNNEARRREAEEDREFILRAQKGDQAAFRRLVERHQRRAFAIAMGLVRDENDARELVQDAFLRVYRNLNSFQGGSSFFTWLYRIVTNLAIDLMRKPGRRDVELVEGQAVPDEATDFPLVSRIDGADPIDVMRRREIATRIQAALEALPPYHRGVILMREVEGMSYEEMAVAMNVSKGTIMSRLFHARQKLQRALADCYAEEGRSRSAVEESVEPEEAP; the protein is encoded by the coding sequence TTGCCGGATGATGCCGCACCGCTTCCCGACGCCGCGATCGAACGTCTCGCGCCAGTGAATAGGCCTTTTGCGCGGGCGTCCAACAACGAGGCCCGAAGACGGGAAGCAGAGGAAGACCGTGAGTTCATTCTTCGGGCGCAAAAAGGTGACCAGGCGGCGTTTCGACGTCTCGTCGAACGTCACCAGCGCCGAGCCTTCGCGATCGCCATGGGGCTCGTTCGCGACGAAAACGACGCCCGAGAACTCGTTCAGGATGCTTTCTTACGCGTGTATCGCAATCTCAATTCCTTCCAGGGCGGTTCGTCGTTCTTCACTTGGCTTTATCGCATCGTCACCAATCTGGCGATCGACCTCATGCGCAAGCCCGGCCGGCGAGATGTCGAGCTTGTGGAGGGCCAGGCCGTACCGGACGAAGCCACGGACTTTCCCCTCGTATCTCGCATTGATGGCGCCGACCCGATCGACGTCATGCGTCGCCGAGAAATCGCGACCCGTATCCAGGCCGCGCTCGAAGCTCTTCCCCCCTATCACCGAGGCGTCATCTTGATGCGTGAGGTCGAAGGCATGTCGTACGAAGAAATGGCTGTTGCCATGAACGTTTCCAAAGGAACGATCATGAGTCGGCTCTTCCACGCAAGGCAGAAGCTCCAGCGCGCTTTGGCGGATTGTTATGCAGAAGAAGGGCGTTCACGAAGCGCCGTCGAAGAATCAGTCGAGCCTGAGGAGGCGCCGTGA
- a CDS encoding M23 family metallopeptidase, with amino-acid sequence MRSLFLAAPAMAATVFLTGCGGDAPPVPKYPPAVAGKPTGTVFYRLPVAGKWRVHRTHYGSNNDQAYALDLVVDAPTPRSPNNADYPSYNQPILADAPGVVVIAVDGIPDNPPGVVNRYDMHGNFVVIDHQNGEFSLFAHLIPGSLKVRPGVFVNAGTELGRCGNSGHSTMAHLHWQVMSSMHATGATGIAPRYMAYERNGAISADLPQSGDRLLAK; translated from the coding sequence ATGCGTTCGCTTTTCCTTGCTGCGCCTGCCATGGCCGCCACCGTTTTTCTCACCGGTTGCGGCGGTGATGCTCCCCCGGTCCCCAAATATCCACCGGCCGTCGCCGGAAAGCCCACAGGCACCGTCTTTTATCGCCTTCCAGTCGCGGGCAAGTGGCGCGTGCACCGAACGCACTACGGCAGCAACAACGACCAAGCCTACGCGCTCGATCTCGTCGTCGACGCACCCACGCCACGCTCGCCAAACAACGCCGATTACCCCTCGTACAACCAACCCATCCTCGCCGACGCGCCAGGCGTCGTCGTCATTGCCGTCGATGGCATCCCCGACAATCCTCCCGGCGTCGTCAATCGTTACGACATGCACGGCAACTTCGTCGTCATCGACCACCAAAATGGCGAGTTCTCGCTCTTTGCGCACCTCATTCCCGGCTCGCTGAAAGTGCGTCCCGGCGTCTTCGTCAATGCGGGCACCGAGCTCGGGCGTTGCGGCAATTCAGGTCATTCGACGATGGCGCACCTGCATTGGCAGGTCATGTCGAGCATGCATGCAACGGGCGCTACGGGCATCGCGCCGCGGTACATGGCGTACGAACGCAACGGCGCGATATCCGCGGATTTGCCGCAAAGTGGCGATCGATTGCTCGCCAAATAA
- a CDS encoding GHKL domain-containing protein: MRNIAELLDRLLVASCEMSPDADVSKIVEAFVAIGRDAFPDAAIGIHVLQGDGAPVIVRHSSRSSDAPSDDWARLFPGLAHERIIAIPASEDAALHLASDDRTHVFPDAPLESFLSRFVLTIGAALRHARAHAELRARHARLHDFDAKFVHTSRLASFGQIAADIVHELNSPLTSVLAYSDYLHQKALRQGADPADAERLGRLHQAAERIHAFTRDLLAYARPRNAVPTAVAIHDVIEQALVFCDHVLSELDVNVERAFGDVPAVRGIADQLTQIFVNLFTNAAHAMRKHGGRLTIQTNLVPEPSIVRVRVEDEGHGIPPEHLEKIFEPYFTTKPEGTGTGLGLSIVRSIVTAHGGHIRAYARPNQGAVFEVDLPAEVRPSEPASM, encoded by the coding sequence ATGCGCAACATCGCTGAGCTTTTGGATCGACTGCTCGTCGCATCGTGCGAGATGTCGCCTGATGCAGACGTTTCGAAAATCGTCGAAGCGTTCGTCGCGATCGGAAGAGACGCGTTTCCAGACGCGGCGATCGGCATTCACGTGCTGCAAGGCGACGGCGCTCCGGTCATCGTGCGGCATTCGTCACGCAGCTCCGATGCACCCAGTGACGATTGGGCCCGTCTTTTCCCGGGCTTGGCGCACGAGCGAATCATCGCCATTCCAGCAAGCGAGGACGCGGCTTTGCATCTCGCGTCCGACGATCGAACGCATGTTTTTCCTGACGCACCGCTCGAATCGTTCTTGTCGAGGTTTGTCCTAACGATCGGAGCAGCGCTACGTCATGCCCGGGCGCACGCGGAGCTTCGCGCGCGGCATGCGCGGCTGCACGACTTCGATGCGAAATTCGTTCACACGAGCAGGCTCGCTTCGTTCGGTCAGATCGCAGCCGACATCGTGCACGAGCTCAACAGTCCGCTCACGTCGGTCCTCGCGTATTCGGATTACCTTCATCAGAAAGCGCTGCGACAAGGCGCCGATCCAGCGGATGCCGAGCGCCTCGGGCGCCTGCATCAAGCAGCCGAGCGCATCCATGCGTTCACCCGCGATCTTTTGGCCTACGCGCGACCGAGAAACGCTGTGCCGACAGCCGTTGCGATTCATGACGTGATCGAACAAGCGCTCGTTTTTTGCGATCACGTGCTCAGCGAACTGGATGTGAACGTGGAGCGGGCCTTCGGCGATGTGCCCGCGGTACGAGGAATCGCCGATCAACTCACCCAAATCTTCGTCAACCTCTTCACGAACGCAGCTCATGCGATGCGCAAACACGGGGGACGTTTGACCATCCAAACCAACCTCGTCCCTGAACCATCGATCGTGCGTGTGCGGGTGGAGGACGAGGGGCACGGCATACCACCCGAGCATCTCGAAAAAATATTCGAGCCTTATTTCACGACGAAACCAGAGGGTACGGGGACGGGTCTCGGGCTCAGCATCGTGCGCAGCATCGTGACCGCACATGGCGGACACATTCGCGCGTATGCCCGGCCAAACCAAGGCGCCGTATTCGAAGTCGACTTGCCGGCGGAAGTTCGTCCGAGCGAACCTGCTTCGATGTGA
- the ruvB gene encoding Holliday junction branch migration DNA helicase RuvB, translating into MSERVITPASVDDDDRFDRLFRPDSLDEYVGQDKHRQNLKVFVEAAKRRNEPVDHTLFCGPPGLGKTTLAHIVAREMGVTLHATSGPAIEHKGALAGLLTKLEARDVLFIDEIHRLTPAVEDSLYPAIEAFKIDIMTGDGPYATTIQLPLKPFTLIGATTRTGLLTAPLLSRFGYVVRLDFYPVEDLERIITRSARLVEVPIDPEGARALAARARGTPRVANRLLRRARDFAEVLGTGRINAQIANITADRLEIDTAGLDEMDRRLLGVIIEHYDGGPVGIDTIAAALSEPRDTIEDVYEPYLLQQGFLGRTPRGRIATRKAYEHLGRPMPTKNTPQGDLFS; encoded by the coding sequence ATGTCCGAGCGCGTGATCACTCCGGCGTCCGTCGATGACGATGACCGTTTCGATCGGCTTTTTCGCCCCGATTCACTCGACGAGTACGTTGGTCAGGACAAACATCGTCAAAACTTGAAGGTGTTCGTCGAAGCGGCGAAACGGAGAAATGAGCCCGTCGATCACACGCTTTTCTGCGGGCCGCCGGGCCTTGGGAAAACCACGCTCGCGCATATCGTCGCGCGAGAAATGGGCGTCACGCTGCACGCGACGAGTGGTCCGGCCATCGAGCACAAGGGAGCTCTCGCTGGGCTGCTCACGAAACTCGAAGCGCGCGACGTGCTCTTCATCGACGAAATTCATCGGCTCACGCCTGCGGTCGAAGACAGCCTCTACCCCGCGATCGAAGCTTTCAAGATCGACATCATGACCGGCGATGGCCCTTATGCGACGACCATTCAGTTGCCACTCAAACCATTCACGCTCATCGGCGCAACGACCCGCACCGGCCTCCTCACAGCACCGCTCCTGTCGCGTTTTGGATACGTCGTTCGCCTCGATTTTTACCCCGTCGAGGACCTCGAACGCATCATCACGCGGAGCGCTCGCCTGGTCGAAGTGCCCATCGATCCCGAAGGCGCGCGCGCCTTGGCCGCTCGTGCACGAGGTACGCCGCGCGTCGCCAATCGATTGCTACGACGTGCTCGCGACTTCGCCGAAGTGCTTGGAACGGGCCGTATCAATGCACAGATCGCCAACATCACGGCGGACCGTCTCGAGATCGACACCGCCGGTCTCGATGAAATGGACCGGCGGCTCCTCGGCGTGATCATCGAGCATTACGACGGCGGACCCGTTGGGATCGACACGATCGCGGCAGCGCTCAGCGAACCTCGGGACACCATCGAGGACGTCTACGAGCCGTATCTCTTGCAGCAGGGGTTTCTTGGACGGACGCCTCGAGGGCGCATCGCAACGCGTAAGGCATACGAGCACCTTGGTCGCCCCATGCCCACGAAGAACACGCCTCAAGGCGATCTATTCTCTTGA
- a CDS encoding HAMP domain-containing histidine kinase: protein MIDPARTLLRDVIVRQVLTGLGGHAAIALLAPTLLLLDRSTTSSVLVLVLELTALALVISTLVVMFRLRKHRSMLAASTTQAQSIGAREIRSFVGLPSALTLRFFVVCCIVHAFGLMPLVRPEKLDQGRAISLLTLSITIIGASSLIHYVLIRASTVRLLDVGPVEPISTLLESQDFQQIPRRRLLQKFLLAVVAPVTLVGVGAVLITHAHMRTLIEQSRKNTAALLARIALDPGSTQGKKNVTEDAVAAAAQYGFLGRITGPRREGESTFTREADGELLLSVPLETGQADVRFTADLDPTITMEGAVIALAFGVLAALVGALIGRALSEDLKLATHRVRLLGTESVLRGETRIARPVWFRLVENLGRAIEVLAERFRIFAGAQERALEAQEAAQRMRGLLFASVSHDLKSPLNAILGFTELVGREELTTSQRESLALIENRGRELLALIESILDTARVEAGQLTLLPRPVDVAQLATEAVRRARELAADAHHEVVVEVAEGLPEIPVDPAYAARAFALIIGHAIRTGAADPAARGVRVRATRPAGPEPGVRIDVELGGRTTTPAEVDALFARRATSRGKSLTLGLSLARSIVELHGGSVTVEGTPDGAPLVQCWLPLVIPGRRPRLSSKPALG, encoded by the coding sequence ATGATCGATCCGGCGCGCACACTGCTTCGTGACGTGATCGTTCGTCAGGTCCTCACGGGCCTTGGAGGTCACGCCGCAATCGCTCTTCTTGCACCGACTCTCCTCTTGCTCGATCGGTCGACGACGAGCAGCGTGCTCGTGTTGGTCCTGGAGCTGACGGCTCTCGCGCTCGTCATCAGCACGCTCGTCGTGATGTTTCGCTTGCGCAAGCATCGTTCGATGCTCGCGGCGTCGACGACGCAGGCGCAGTCGATTGGCGCGCGCGAGATTCGAAGTTTCGTGGGGTTACCCAGCGCCCTCACGCTGCGTTTTTTCGTTGTGTGCTGCATCGTTCATGCGTTCGGCCTCATGCCGCTCGTGCGTCCGGAAAAACTGGATCAGGGTCGAGCGATCAGCTTGCTCACCTTGTCGATCACGATCATCGGCGCATCTTCCCTGATTCATTACGTGCTCATTCGAGCGTCCACGGTGCGCCTGCTCGATGTTGGTCCCGTCGAACCCATCTCGACGCTCCTCGAATCGCAGGACTTTCAGCAGATACCGCGCCGTCGTTTGCTGCAGAAGTTCTTGCTCGCCGTCGTCGCTCCCGTGACGCTCGTGGGCGTGGGCGCCGTGCTCATCACGCATGCTCACATGCGCACGCTCATCGAGCAGAGTCGCAAGAACACGGCCGCGCTGCTCGCGCGCATCGCGCTCGATCCGGGATCGACGCAAGGCAAGAAAAACGTCACGGAAGATGCGGTTGCGGCAGCGGCGCAATACGGGTTTTTGGGTCGCATCACGGGGCCTCGTCGCGAAGGCGAATCGACCTTCACGCGTGAAGCCGATGGCGAGCTTTTGCTCAGCGTCCCACTTGAAACAGGACAAGCGGACGTTCGCTTCACGGCCGACCTCGACCCGACGATCACGATGGAAGGAGCCGTGATCGCACTCGCGTTCGGCGTGCTTGCAGCGCTCGTGGGAGCGTTGATTGGTCGTGCGTTGTCGGAGGACCTCAAGCTCGCTACGCATCGCGTGCGTTTGCTTGGTACAGAAAGTGTTCTACGCGGTGAAACCCGCATCGCTCGTCCCGTTTGGTTTCGCCTCGTGGAAAATTTGGGTCGCGCGATCGAAGTTTTGGCGGAACGATTTCGCATCTTTGCGGGCGCTCAAGAGCGCGCGCTCGAAGCTCAAGAAGCAGCGCAACGCATGCGTGGGCTGCTTTTCGCCAGCGTCAGTCACGACCTGAAAAGCCCACTCAACGCAATCCTGGGCTTCACCGAGCTCGTGGGGCGAGAAGAGCTCACGACGAGTCAGCGCGAGAGTTTGGCGCTCATCGAAAACCGCGGACGCGAGCTTCTCGCACTCATCGAATCCATCTTGGATACCGCGCGCGTCGAAGCCGGACAGCTCACGCTGCTGCCTCGACCCGTCGACGTCGCGCAGCTCGCAACCGAAGCCGTGCGCCGAGCACGTGAGCTTGCGGCGGACGCGCATCATGAAGTCGTCGTCGAAGTGGCCGAAGGACTGCCTGAAATACCTGTCGATCCGGCATACGCGGCGCGTGCGTTCGCACTCATCATCGGTCATGCGATTCGCACGGGAGCGGCCGATCCAGCGGCACGTGGCGTGCGTGTTCGAGCAACCAGGCCCGCTGGACCCGAGCCCGGAGTCCGCATCGACGTCGAGCTTGGCGGACGCACCACGACGCCTGCCGAAGTCGATGCGCTGTTCGCGCGTCGAGCGACATCCCGCGGCAAAAGCCTCACGCTCGGCTTGAGCCTCGCGCGATCCATCGTCGAGCTGCACGGCGGCTCGGTCACCGTCGAAGGCACACCCGACGGAGCACCGCTCGTGCAGTGTTGGTTGCCCCTCGTCATCCCCGGCAGGCGGCCGCGTCTGTCGTCCAAACCGGCCCTTGGCTGA